A window of the Cystobacter fuscus genome harbors these coding sequences:
- a CDS encoding DUF3574 domain-containing protein, whose amino-acid sequence MSLAAVSRLSPVLVLALGLSLSACGGIPESACLVGSEQYRTELFFGMDRANDVPVTDAEFNAFVDTVVTPRFKDGLTVYDADGQYLMDNGNLVHENSKILVLLHDGSAARSADINAIREEYKQRFHQESVLRIDSPSCVAFD is encoded by the coding sequence ATGTCCCTCGCCGCCGTCTCGCGCCTGTCCCCTGTCCTCGTGCTCGCCCTGGGCCTGAGCCTCTCCGCTTGTGGTGGCATCCCCGAGAGCGCCTGCCTCGTGGGCTCGGAGCAGTACCGCACGGAGCTGTTCTTCGGCATGGATCGGGCAAACGACGTGCCCGTCACCGACGCCGAGTTCAACGCCTTCGTCGACACCGTGGTCACCCCCCGCTTCAAGGACGGGCTGACCGTGTACGACGCCGATGGCCAGTACCTCATGGACAACGGCAACCTCGTCCACGAGAACAGCAAGATCCTCGTGCTGCTCCACGATGGCAGCGCCGCGCGCTCGGCGGACATCAACGCCATCCGCGAGGAGTACAAGCAGCGCTTCCACCAGGAGTCCGTGCTGCGCATCGACTCGCCCTCGTGCGTCGCCTTCGACTGA
- a CDS encoding imm11 family protein, with the protein MGRHFYWVGIANVPQWVVKTPGPATGGTFDEPWMFADGRILPDLGPMKAEVAHQGERRAFVLSGIEQAPIVNEAVANVFRAFASSDVQLIPMIIAGEPEQYIVVNATKVIDAIDEARCREVHHYDEDDPSPDYEGEYRWIYGLRIDPSKTEGAHVFRLKKFKIAFVVSEDIKNALEGVGNLGVSFERVTDPSGGKNDQRA; encoded by the coding sequence ATGGGGCGTCACTTCTATTGGGTAGGAATAGCTAACGTGCCTCAATGGGTGGTTAAAACGCCAGGACCAGCGACCGGGGGCACCTTCGACGAGCCTTGGATGTTCGCAGACGGTCGCATTCTTCCAGACCTCGGGCCTATGAAGGCCGAGGTTGCGCACCAAGGCGAGAGGCGCGCGTTCGTACTTTCTGGGATAGAGCAAGCCCCCATCGTCAATGAGGCGGTCGCAAACGTCTTCAGGGCCTTTGCATCTAGTGATGTGCAGTTGATCCCGATGATTATCGCCGGGGAGCCCGAACAGTACATCGTTGTCAATGCGACCAAGGTGATTGATGCCATAGACGAGGCACGGTGCCGGGAGGTTCACCACTATGACGAGGACGACCCCTCCCCTGACTATGAAGGGGAGTACCGCTGGATCTACGGCCTGCGAATCGACCCCTCGAAGACCGAGGGCGCGCATGTCTTTCGGCTGAAGAAGTTCAAGATCGCGTTCGTCGTTTCAGAGGACATCAAGAACGCACTCGAAGGGGTAGGGAACCTTGGAGTGTCGTTCGAGCGTGTGACGGACCCCAGTGGAGGAAAGAATGACCAGCGCGCGTGA
- the hrpA gene encoding ATP-dependent RNA helicase HrpA, producing the protein MSGDSPVPTLGGLPTLHFPPELPISSRVEDITAAITAHQVVIVAGATGSGKTTQLPKVLLAMGRGRPRQIGVTQPRRIAATSVAARVARELGTELGTDVGYQIRFEDRSSRQTAVKFMTDGVLLAQIHSDPLLSRYDTIVLDEAHERSLTIDFLLGWLKRILPRRPDLKVVVSSATIETERFSQFFGGAPVIQVEGRTFPVDVLYEPPPEDAELADSVADAVADVLSLDPDGDVLVFLPGEREIREAENALNARELRGTVVQPLYARLSAAEQSRVFATLPERRVILATNVAETSVTIPGIVYVVDTGVARLSRYDPRSGTTRLHIEPVSQASADQRKGRCGRVREGICVRLYDEVSFTTRPAFTDPEIKRTGLAGVILRMKSLGLGDVEDFPFLDPPQPRAIAEGWRVLEELGAIEGKERTLTPLGYQLARFPVDPRIARMILAGAEYGCLDEVLIVAAALNLQDPRERPRELAQKADELHRRFRDEHSDFTGLLKLWAFVREAEGRGTSHLRRVCRDNFLSFLRVREWRDVQRQLEETVRELRLPRKGRGAPARGDVLHQALLTGLLSRIGQWNPEQRHYTGAKQTRFMVHPSSALAKKPPAWVMAFELVETSQLFARTVAKLDPEWLAAAAPHLLKRSYSEPHWSEKSARAVVKENATLFGLQVFKERPVSLASMDPARARLMFLEHALVRGEYRTRGAFQEKNRQVLERVARLRDKARRSELLDEEALLTFFDQCVPEDVTDGASFEAWRRKAEAADPDVLVLSMEDALSHDPGLSPAYYPDAITLHGTSVPVTYTFDPAAEDDGITLSVPLLLLAQWVPGELDWTIPGWQREKLTALLEQLPRAQRKQLGPVPDLIDRLEKELVPFRGPMIPALARAVSRLCGVDVPEESLRADAVAPYLRITLRVLDERGRELARSRDADALLEQYGGHARAALRSAAPTSDWERKGLTAWTFGELPPMVTRRVGGLEIRSYPALVDRGAAVDLVLLETSSAADAATRTGVRRLLMLAARGHVAVSAARMPPPFPSLDGAPPARGQADAFRALVLARSVDDAFKLAPGAPLPRTKAAFEALVREGSPRIEGAARDWAEAVKATASELAATLAALKAASKGPSGAAAVRDIRSQLGHLFPANLIEWIPFVRLLDYPRYLRAAQARLSRAVANPGKDAGKAAPFTPLWETFLARRATVRDQEAARELRWVFEELRVAIFAPEVTTPVSVTVAKVDAALAALR; encoded by the coding sequence ATGTCCGGCGACTCACCCGTCCCCACCCTTGGCGGCTTGCCCACCCTGCACTTCCCCCCCGAGCTCCCCATCTCGAGCCGGGTGGAGGACATCACCGCGGCCATCACCGCCCATCAGGTCGTCATCGTCGCGGGGGCCACCGGCTCGGGGAAGACGACGCAGCTGCCGAAAGTCCTGCTCGCCATGGGGCGCGGCCGCCCGCGCCAGATTGGCGTCACCCAGCCCCGGCGTATCGCCGCGACGAGCGTGGCGGCGCGCGTGGCACGCGAGCTCGGCACGGAGCTGGGCACGGACGTCGGCTACCAGATTCGCTTCGAGGACCGCTCGTCCCGGCAGACGGCCGTGAAGTTCATGACCGACGGGGTCCTGCTCGCGCAGATTCACAGCGACCCGCTCCTGAGCCGCTACGACACCATCGTGCTCGACGAGGCCCACGAGCGCAGCCTCACCATCGACTTCCTGCTGGGGTGGCTCAAGCGCATCCTCCCCAGGCGCCCCGATCTCAAGGTGGTGGTGAGCTCGGCCACCATCGAGACCGAGCGCTTCTCGCAGTTCTTCGGGGGGGCTCCGGTCATCCAGGTGGAGGGCCGTACCTTTCCGGTGGACGTGCTCTACGAGCCGCCCCCCGAGGACGCCGAGCTCGCCGACTCCGTCGCCGATGCGGTGGCGGACGTGCTCTCGCTCGACCCGGACGGGGACGTCCTCGTGTTCCTCCCCGGGGAGCGGGAAATCCGCGAGGCCGAGAATGCCCTGAACGCGCGCGAGCTCCGCGGCACGGTGGTGCAGCCCCTGTATGCGCGCCTGTCGGCCGCCGAGCAGTCGCGCGTCTTCGCCACCCTCCCCGAGCGCCGGGTCATCCTCGCCACCAACGTCGCGGAGACGTCGGTCACCATCCCGGGCATCGTGTACGTCGTGGACACGGGGGTGGCGCGCCTGTCGCGCTACGACCCACGCTCGGGCACCACGCGCCTGCACATCGAGCCGGTCTCCCAGGCCAGCGCCGACCAGCGCAAAGGGCGCTGCGGACGCGTGCGCGAGGGGATCTGCGTGCGCCTCTACGACGAGGTGAGCTTCACCACGCGGCCCGCCTTCACCGACCCGGAAATCAAGCGCACCGGGCTCGCGGGGGTCATCCTGCGGATGAAGTCCCTCGGCCTCGGTGACGTCGAGGACTTCCCCTTCCTCGACCCGCCCCAGCCGAGGGCCATCGCCGAGGGCTGGCGGGTGCTCGAGGAACTCGGGGCCATCGAGGGCAAGGAGCGCACCTTGACGCCGCTCGGGTACCAGCTCGCGCGCTTCCCAGTGGACCCGCGCATCGCGCGGATGATTCTCGCCGGCGCCGAGTACGGGTGCCTGGACGAGGTGCTCATCGTCGCCGCGGCGCTCAACCTGCAGGACCCGCGCGAGCGGCCACGGGAGCTCGCGCAGAAGGCGGACGAGTTGCACCGGCGCTTCCGTGACGAGCACTCGGACTTCACGGGGCTCCTCAAGCTGTGGGCGTTCGTGCGCGAGGCCGAGGGCCGGGGGACGTCCCATCTGCGGCGCGTGTGCCGGGACAACTTCCTGTCCTTCCTGCGGGTGCGCGAGTGGCGGGACGTCCAGCGCCAGCTCGAGGAGACCGTCCGCGAGCTGCGCCTGCCGCGCAAGGGCCGGGGCGCCCCGGCGCGCGGGGACGTCCTGCACCAGGCGCTCCTCACCGGGCTCCTGTCCCGCATCGGCCAGTGGAATCCGGAGCAGCGCCACTATACGGGCGCGAAGCAGACGCGCTTCATGGTTCACCCCTCGTCGGCGCTCGCGAAAAAGCCCCCCGCCTGGGTGATGGCGTTCGAGCTCGTGGAGACGTCCCAGCTGTTCGCGCGCACCGTGGCGAAGCTCGACCCGGAGTGGCTCGCGGCGGCGGCCCCCCACCTGCTCAAGCGCAGCTACTCCGAACCGCACTGGTCGGAGAAGTCCGCGCGCGCCGTCGTGAAGGAGAACGCGACCCTCTTCGGGCTTCAAGTCTTCAAGGAGCGCCCCGTGTCCCTGGCCAGCATGGACCCCGCCCGGGCACGGCTGATGTTCCTCGAGCATGCCCTGGTGCGCGGCGAGTACCGCACCCGGGGGGCGTTCCAGGAGAAGAACCGCCAGGTGCTCGAGCGCGTGGCGCGCCTGCGGGACAAGGCCCGGCGCAGCGAGCTGCTCGACGAAGAGGCGCTGCTGACGTTCTTCGACCAGTGCGTCCCGGAGGACGTGACGGACGGGGCGAGCTTCGAGGCCTGGCGCCGCAAGGCCGAGGCGGCCGACCCCGACGTGCTCGTCCTCTCGATGGAGGATGCCCTCTCGCACGACCCGGGCCTGTCCCCGGCGTACTACCCGGACGCCATCACCCTGCACGGCACGTCCGTACCGGTGACGTACACCTTCGACCCCGCGGCCGAGGACGACGGCATCACCCTGAGTGTGCCGCTGCTGCTGCTCGCCCAGTGGGTCCCGGGTGAGCTCGACTGGACCATCCCCGGGTGGCAGCGGGAGAAGCTCACCGCCCTGCTCGAGCAGCTCCCCCGCGCCCAGCGCAAGCAGCTGGGGCCGGTGCCAGACCTGATCGACCGTCTCGAGAAGGAACTGGTGCCCTTCCGCGGGCCGATGATTCCAGCGCTCGCGCGTGCGGTGTCCCGGCTGTGTGGGGTGGACGTGCCCGAGGAGTCCCTCCGGGCGGATGCCGTGGCGCCGTACCTGCGCATCACGCTCCGGGTGCTCGACGAACGGGGAAGAGAGCTCGCGCGCAGCCGCGACGCCGACGCGCTGCTCGAGCAGTATGGGGGACATGCACGGGCGGCGCTGCGCAGCGCGGCACCGACTTCGGACTGGGAGCGCAAGGGGCTGACGGCCTGGACCTTTGGCGAGCTGCCCCCCATGGTCACCCGGCGGGTCGGCGGACTTGAGATCCGCAGCTACCCCGCGCTCGTCGACCGGGGCGCCGCCGTGGACCTGGTGCTGCTGGAGACCTCCTCCGCCGCCGACGCGGCCACGCGCACGGGGGTCCGCCGGCTCCTGATGCTCGCCGCGCGCGGACACGTGGCCGTCAGCGCCGCGCGCATGCCGCCGCCCTTCCCGTCCCTGGACGGCGCGCCGCCCGCGCGGGGCCAGGCCGACGCCTTCCGGGCGCTCGTCCTCGCACGCAGCGTCGACGATGCGTTCAAGCTCGCACCGGGTGCGCCGCTGCCCCGCACGAAGGCGGCCTTCGAGGCGCTGGTCCGTGAGGGCTCACCGCGCATCGAAGGTGCGGCCCGGGACTGGGCGGAGGCCGTCAAGGCCACCGCCTCGGAGCTCGCCGCGACGCTCGCCGCACTCAAGGCCGCATCAAAGGGGCCGAGCGGCGCGGCGGCCGTGCGGGACATCCGCTCGCAACTCGGGCACCTGTTCCCCGCGAACCTCATCGAGTGGATTCCCTTCGTGCGCCTGCTGGACTACCCGCGCTACCTCCGCGCGGCCCAGGCACGGCTGTCGCGTGCGGTGGCGAACCCCGGCAAGGACGCGGGCAAGGCCGCGCCCTTCACCCCCCTGTGGGAGACCTTCCTCGCCAGGCGCGCCACCGTGCGTGACCAGGAGGCGGCGCGGGAACTGCGTTGGGTCTTCGAGGAGCTCCGCGTGGCCATCTTCGCTCCGGAGGTGACGACGCCCGTGTCGGTGACGGTGGCGAAGGTCGACGCGGCCCTCGCGGCGCTGCGCTAG
- a CDS encoding DUF7507 domain-containing protein, which translates to MVAASFFLALSVAGVADAGGLARAAPSPSAARHQEHPDLPPALREAVEKSLYRIRDYQSSNPAQGFGASFSEDGLHLAARGPSAGSWQWRMSLRGYGYGEQMQPVAAAERLVRDNRIEYQRGPLTEWYVNERQGLEQGFTLAAPPAGRESGEALVLRLGVSGALRAVLEDDGEQVAFLGADGERVLSYSKLAAFDARGRRLPARMRLARDEVRLEVDDRGASYPVTIDPLIVTEQAKLTASDAAAFDNFGWSVALSGDTAVVGAPDDDTGAGSAYVFVRSGTAWSQQAKLTASDAAALDSFGTSVALSGDTAVVGAYGDDTAAGEDAGSAYVFVRSGTTWSQQAKLTASDAVAFDRFGSSVALSGDTAVVGARGDDTAAGSETGSAYVFVRSGTAWSQQAKLTASDAAAGDLFGWSVALSGDTAVVGAPDDDTGAGSAYVFVRSGTAWSEQAKLTASDAAALDSFGTSVALSGDTAVVGAPNDDTAAGSETGSAYVFVRSGTAWSQQAHLTASDAAAGDFFGWSVAISGDIAVVGAYADDTAAGQQAGSAYVFVRSGTAWSQQAKLTASDAAAFDSFGVSVAISGGTVVVGALGDAGSAYVYVLPLDADLKLSKQASPASVVVTGQNITYTLTLTNQGPATATNVVVTDFLPASTHFVSCAANQGGVCGGAGNNRSIHFASLAPSTTATITLVAAVNCNVADGTPIINSASVTSDTPDANPTNNSATVQRSASNPAPVVSSWVIAPLLWPPNNNLVNVGFMGNVIDNCPGVTLQAFVFGDEDDQAPTSPGVIFSPDAKDIAPGTLRLRAERVDSGNGRVYLIVLKATDSGGRVGFSVQTVVVPKSMSMANIISVNNQAAAARAFALANNGNPPPGYFPIGEPGAPVIGSKQ; encoded by the coding sequence GTGGTAGCGGCCAGCTTCTTCCTGGCGCTCTCCGTGGCCGGAGTGGCGGATGCGGGAGGACTGGCGCGGGCCGCCCCTTCCCCCAGCGCCGCACGCCACCAGGAGCACCCCGACCTCCCACCGGCGCTGCGCGAGGCCGTCGAGAAGTCTCTTTATCGGATTCGGGATTATCAGTCCTCCAACCCGGCCCAGGGCTTTGGCGCCAGCTTCAGCGAAGATGGCTTGCACCTGGCGGCGCGCGGGCCCTCGGCCGGCTCCTGGCAGTGGCGCATGAGCCTGCGCGGCTACGGCTACGGAGAGCAGATGCAGCCGGTGGCGGCGGCCGAGCGGCTCGTCCGTGACAACCGCATCGAGTACCAGCGCGGGCCGCTGACGGAGTGGTACGTCAACGAGCGCCAGGGCCTCGAGCAGGGCTTCACCCTGGCGGCGCCGCCGGCGGGGCGTGAGTCGGGCGAAGCGCTGGTGCTGCGCCTGGGCGTGAGTGGGGCCTTGCGGGCCGTACTCGAGGACGACGGCGAGCAGGTGGCCTTCTTGGGCGCGGACGGCGAGCGGGTGTTGAGCTACAGCAAGCTCGCCGCCTTCGACGCCAGGGGCCGCCGGTTGCCCGCCCGGATGCGCCTGGCGCGGGACGAAGTGCGGCTGGAGGTGGATGACCGCGGCGCGTCCTACCCGGTGACCATTGACCCGCTCATCGTCACCGAGCAGGCGAAGCTCACCGCCAGCGACGCGGCGGCCTTTGACAACTTCGGCTGGTCGGTGGCGCTCAGCGGCGACACCGCCGTCGTCGGCGCTCCTGACGACGACACGGGGGCCGGCTCGGCCTACGTCTTCGTGCGCAGCGGCACCGCCTGGAGCCAGCAGGCGAAGCTCACCGCCAGCGACGCGGCGGCCCTTGACAGCTTCGGCACCTCGGTGGCGCTCAGCGGCGACACCGCCGTCGTCGGCGCATATGGTGACGACACGGCGGCGGGCGAGGATGCCGGCTCGGCCTACGTCTTCGTGCGCAGCGGCACGACCTGGAGCCAGCAGGCGAAGCTCACCGCCAGCGACGCGGTGGCCTTTGACAGATTCGGCTCCTCGGTGGCGCTCAGCGGCGACACCGCCGTCGTCGGCGCTCGTGGCGACGACACGGCGGCGGGCTCGGAGACCGGCTCGGCCTACGTCTTCGTGCGCAGCGGTACGGCCTGGAGCCAGCAGGCGAAGCTCACCGCCAGCGACGCGGCGGCCGGTGACCTCTTCGGCTGGTCGGTGGCGCTCAGCGGCGACACCGCCGTCGTCGGCGCTCCTGACGACGACACGGGGGCCGGCTCGGCCTACGTCTTCGTGCGCAGCGGCACCGCCTGGAGCGAGCAGGCGAAGCTCACCGCCAGCGACGCGGCGGCCCTTGACAGCTTCGGCACCTCGGTGGCGCTCAGCGGCGACACCGCCGTCGTCGGCGCTCCTAACGACGACACGGCGGCGGGCTCGGAGACCGGCTCGGCCTACGTCTTCGTGCGCAGCGGCACGGCCTGGAGCCAGCAGGCGCACCTCACCGCCAGCGACGCGGCGGCCGGTGACTTCTTCGGCTGGTCGGTGGCGATCAGCGGCGACATCGCCGTCGTCGGCGCATATGCTGACGACACGGCGGCGGGCCAGCAGGCCGGCTCGGCCTACGTCTTCGTGCGCAGCGGCACGGCCTGGAGCCAGCAGGCGAAGCTCACCGCCAGCGACGCGGCGGCCTTTGACAGCTTCGGCGTCTCGGTGGCGATCAGCGGCGGCACCGTGGTCGTCGGCGCTCTTGGCGACGCCGGCTCGGCCTACGTCTATGTGCTGCCGCTGGACGCCGATCTGAAACTCAGCAAGCAGGCCAGCCCTGCTTCGGTGGTGGTCACCGGACAAAACATCACCTATACGCTGACACTCACCAACCAGGGGCCGGCCACCGCCACCAACGTCGTCGTCACCGACTTCCTGCCCGCCTCGACCCACTTCGTCTCGTGCGCCGCGAACCAGGGTGGAGTCTGTGGTGGAGCCGGCAACAACCGCAGCATCCACTTCGCCTCGCTGGCTCCTTCCACCACGGCCACCATCACCCTCGTGGCGGCCGTCAACTGCAACGTGGCCGACGGCACGCCCATCATCAACTCGGCCAGCGTCACTTCCGACACGCCAGATGCCAATCCCACCAACAACTCGGCGACGGTGCAGAGGAGCGCCTCCAATCCAGCTCCCGTGGTGAGCTCCTGGGTCATCGCTCCCCTTCTCTGGCCCCCGAACAACAATCTGGTCAATGTCGGATTCATGGGCAACGTGATCGACAATTGTCCTGGGGTCACTCTCCAGGCGTTTGTGTTCGGCGACGAGGATGACCAGGCACCCACCAGCCCCGGCGTCATCTTTTCGCCGGACGCCAAGGATATTGCTCCGGGCACGCTGCGCTTGCGCGCCGAGCGCGTGGACAGTGGCAACGGGCGGGTCTATCTGATTGTCCTCAAGGCCACTGACTCGGGAGGCAGGGTGGGATTCAGTGTCCAGACCGTGGTCGTGCCCAAGAGCATGAGCATGGCGAACATCATCTCGGTCAACAACCAGGCGGCAGCGGCGAGGGCCTTTGCGCTGGCCAACAATGGCAACCCGCCACCCGGCTATTTCCCCATCGGCGAGCCTGGCGCTCCAGTGATTGGCTCGAAACAATAA
- a CDS encoding leucine-rich repeat domain-containing protein, with translation MSAKQDAVRVWGRETSAREVWPRVEAVATPEWREKLASWWKGITEQGVLFHEGGVEADSLVVGPRPLVVSGSVRVKGLLSDGHAADHTLLVVLGDLEVENVATFSAIFIAGNARIRGLLFGDSLGDDVFCVGGGLTARTLVEEHHHVHVYGALDVDVLVGSKLTATGRPRKTLEPHEALLPGAFTVEDEDEDGVIDSTLDRKGLLAKLRAGKPVLADARLDPVEKAIAAVKEKAARGEKATRLGLAQKKLKAIPEEVFSLTGLESLTLDTNDIAEISPRIGELQALKSLSLESLPLKTLPVELCRLPTLKKLSLRYCNNLSRLPDAFGELESLEELYLDAMALEGFPEVLTRLPRLKKLWWWRFYKMTPGRVQVLVDGLGRLPKLTHAGFFQGELSALPGGLAPLARLKQFKLGLDRIPEAEVKRLEAALPPGRLHVGY, from the coding sequence ATGTCGGCGAAGCAGGACGCAGTGCGGGTCTGGGGACGTGAAACTTCCGCGCGCGAGGTGTGGCCGCGCGTGGAGGCGGTGGCGACGCCCGAGTGGCGGGAGAAGCTGGCCTCGTGGTGGAAGGGCATCACCGAGCAGGGCGTCCTCTTCCACGAGGGAGGTGTAGAGGCCGACTCGCTCGTCGTCGGTCCCCGGCCGCTCGTCGTCTCCGGCAGCGTCCGGGTGAAGGGGTTGCTCTCGGACGGCCATGCGGCCGACCACACCCTCCTGGTGGTGCTGGGAGACCTGGAGGTGGAGAACGTCGCCACGTTCTCCGCCATCTTCATCGCGGGCAACGCCCGGATTCGGGGACTCCTCTTCGGCGACTCGCTTGGGGACGACGTCTTCTGTGTCGGCGGCGGGCTGACGGCACGCACCCTCGTCGAGGAGCACCACCACGTCCACGTCTATGGTGCGCTCGACGTGGACGTGCTCGTGGGCAGCAAGCTCACCGCGACGGGACGGCCTCGAAAGACGCTGGAGCCGCACGAGGCGCTCCTACCGGGCGCCTTCACCGTGGAGGACGAAGACGAGGACGGCGTCATCGACTCGACGCTGGACCGGAAGGGGTTGCTCGCGAAGCTGCGCGCGGGGAAGCCCGTGCTGGCGGACGCCCGGCTCGACCCCGTGGAGAAGGCCATCGCCGCCGTGAAGGAGAAGGCGGCGCGGGGCGAGAAGGCCACGCGGCTCGGGCTCGCGCAGAAGAAGCTGAAGGCCATCCCCGAGGAGGTCTTCTCCCTCACCGGGCTGGAGAGCCTCACGCTGGACACGAACGACATCGCGGAAATCTCCCCGCGCATCGGCGAGCTTCAAGCGCTGAAGAGCCTCAGCCTGGAGAGCCTGCCGCTGAAGACGCTGCCCGTGGAGCTCTGCCGGCTCCCCACGCTCAAGAAGCTGAGCCTGCGGTACTGCAACAACCTCTCCCGGCTCCCGGACGCGTTCGGAGAGCTGGAGTCCCTGGAGGAGCTGTACCTCGACGCCATGGCGCTGGAGGGTTTCCCCGAGGTGCTGACCCGACTGCCTCGGCTGAAGAAGCTCTGGTGGTGGCGCTTCTACAAGATGACGCCGGGGCGGGTTCAGGTGCTGGTGGACGGGCTCGGGCGGCTGCCGAAGCTGACGCATGCCGGGTTCTTCCAGGGAGAACTGTCCGCGCTGCCGGGGGGCCTCGCGCCGCTCGCCCGGCTGAAGCAGTTCAAACTGGGGCTGGACCGCATCCCCGAGGCGGAGGTGAAGCGATTGGAGGCGGCGCTACCTCCCGGCCGCCTGCACGTGGGGTACTGA
- a CDS encoding AHH domain-containing protein, whose translation MRLVGLVGLLLAAGCATTRVVHIDVENGQRVTYESVDVEPVEVTEDEFKAALAQLVLDMRLDVAFRELDEADQRGWVRSRTLLASSKGLADSGSGTSPESLYARICPDADDCLTLVGGTGLPFGRKDRTLMALSFALDTVWESVEVEVGKMLNPVALKAMLTSAALTVLLTMTLPEPVTKVIAVALTAAMVAYLGVIPVWEMGRGFVRLWEDSEKATSIVELQDIGHRFGRVLGTNGTRVLVLLVTAALGGKSAMAAQGPKLPGFSQAAIRAQAEGGFQLTAALNGGVGSISLPAAGVLNVALAPGAAAALAMYGEGRYPGDAVGPVHHICTNKNPISDVTGGPWTPRCEDVFKKAGMSLEDVANKVRLDGHEGPHPEQYHERVVLRLERAVSRCRSTETCRSSLTTELAKIANELLTQGSELRSLIVK comes from the coding sequence ATGAGACTAGTCGGATTAGTGGGTCTACTGCTGGCGGCGGGGTGTGCGACCACCCGCGTCGTCCATATCGACGTTGAGAACGGTCAGCGAGTCACCTACGAGTCGGTCGATGTCGAGCCTGTCGAGGTGACTGAGGACGAGTTCAAGGCGGCCCTCGCGCAGCTCGTCCTCGACATGCGGCTGGACGTGGCGTTCCGCGAGTTGGACGAGGCGGACCAGCGCGGGTGGGTGCGGTCCAGGACTCTCCTCGCGTCCTCGAAGGGCCTCGCTGATTCGGGCTCGGGGACTTCGCCTGAGTCGTTGTACGCGCGCATCTGCCCCGACGCGGACGACTGCCTGACCCTGGTAGGTGGAACGGGGTTGCCGTTCGGGCGGAAGGACCGGACGCTCATGGCCTTGTCCTTCGCGCTTGATACCGTCTGGGAGAGCGTCGAGGTGGAGGTCGGCAAGATGCTGAACCCGGTAGCGCTCAAAGCGATGTTGACCTCGGCCGCGCTGACCGTGCTGCTCACGATGACCCTGCCCGAACCCGTCACCAAGGTTATCGCGGTCGCGTTGACGGCGGCCATGGTGGCCTACCTCGGTGTGATTCCGGTCTGGGAGATGGGCCGAGGGTTCGTTCGGCTGTGGGAAGACTCAGAGAAGGCGACGAGCATCGTCGAGTTGCAGGACATCGGGCACCGGTTCGGGCGCGTGTTGGGAACGAACGGCACGCGCGTCCTGGTGCTGCTCGTCACTGCGGCCCTTGGCGGAAAGAGCGCGATGGCGGCCCAAGGCCCCAAGCTCCCCGGCTTCTCCCAGGCCGCCATCCGCGCGCAGGCCGAGGGCGGCTTTCAGCTCACGGCGGCGTTGAATGGTGGGGTGGGCTCAATCTCGTTGCCTGCCGCTGGCGTGCTCAACGTGGCGCTGGCTCCGGGGGCGGCTGCGGCTCTTGCGATGTACGGAGAGGGGCGGTATCCGGGCGACGCCGTGGGCCCTGTTCACCACATCTGCACGAACAAGAACCCCATTTCCGATGTGACCGGTGGTCCTTGGACACCGAGATGCGAGGACGTATTCAAGAAGGCAGGGATGAGCCTCGAAGATGTTGCAAACAAAGTGCGGCTCGATGGGCACGAAGGACCACATCCAGAGCAATACCACGAGAGGGTGGTGCTTCGTCTGGAGCGAGCGGTGTCTCGCTGTCGGTCCACGGAGACGTGTCGGTCCAGTTTGACGACTGAACTAGCCAAGATTGCCAATGAGCTTCTGACGCAGGGATCCGAGTTGCGCAGTCTAATTGTGAAGTAG